The Oncorhynchus masou masou isolate Uvic2021 chromosome 31, UVic_Omas_1.1, whole genome shotgun sequence genome includes a region encoding these proteins:
- the LOC135524248 gene encoding GTPase KRas isoform X1 encodes MTEYKLVVVGAGGVGKSALTIQLIQNHFVDEYDPTIEDSYRKQVVIDGETCLLDILDTAGQEEYSAMRDQYMRTGEGFLCVFAINNTKSFEDIHHYREQIKRVKDSEDVPMVLVGNKCDLPSRTVDTKQAQDLARSYGIPFIETSAKTRQRVEEAFYSLVREIRLYRLRKLSKEEKTPRCVKLKKCVVM; translated from the exons ATGACCGAATACaagctggtggtggtgggggcagGAGGTGTGGGCAAGAGCGCGCTCACCATCCAGCTCATCCAGAACCACTTTGTGGATGAATATGACCCCACCATCGAG GACTCATACAGGAAGCAGGTGGTGATTGACGGGGAGACGTGTCTGCTGGACATCCTGGACACTGCAGGTCAGGAGGAGTACAGCGCCATGAGGGACCAGTACATGAGGACAGGGGAGGGCTTCCTCTGTGTCTTCGCCATCAACAACACCAAGTCCTTCGAGGACATCCACCACTATAG AGAGCAGATCAAGCGGGTGAAAGACTCGGAAGACGTGCCCATGGTGCTGGTGGGAAACAAGTGTGACCTGCCGTCCCGGACGGTGGACACCAAACAAGCTCAGGACTTGGCGCGCAGCTACGGCATCCCCTTCATTGAGACCTCGGCCAAAACCAGACAG AGAGTGGAGGAGGCCTTTTACAGTCTGGTACGGGAGATCAGGCTGTACCGGCTGAGaaagctcagcaaggaagaaaagACCCCGCGCTGCGTCAAGCTTAAAAAGTGTGTTGTGATGTGA
- the LOC135524248 gene encoding GTPase KRas isoform X2, producing the protein MTEYKLVVVGAGGVGKSALTIQLIQNHFVDEYDPTIEDSYRKQVVIDGETCLLDILDTAGQEEYSAMRDQYMRTGEGFLCVFAINNTKSFEDIHHYREQIKRVKDSEDVPMVLVGNKCDLPSRTVDTKQAQDLARSYGIPFIETSAKTRQGVDDAFYTLVREIRKHKEKMSKEGKKKKKKSKTKCILM; encoded by the exons ATGACCGAATACaagctggtggtggtgggggcagGAGGTGTGGGCAAGAGCGCGCTCACCATCCAGCTCATCCAGAACCACTTTGTGGATGAATATGACCCCACCATCGAG GACTCATACAGGAAGCAGGTGGTGATTGACGGGGAGACGTGTCTGCTGGACATCCTGGACACTGCAGGTCAGGAGGAGTACAGCGCCATGAGGGACCAGTACATGAGGACAGGGGAGGGCTTCCTCTGTGTCTTCGCCATCAACAACACCAAGTCCTTCGAGGACATCCACCACTATAG AGAGCAGATCAAGCGGGTGAAAGACTCGGAAGACGTGCCCATGGTGCTGGTGGGAAACAAGTGTGACCTGCCGTCCCGGACGGTGGACACCAAACAAGCTCAGGACTTGGCGCGCAGCTACGGCATCCCCTTCATTGAGACCTCGGCCAAAACCAGACAG GGTGTCGATGATGCATTTTACACATTAGTGCGGGAAATCCGAAAACACAAGGAGAAGATGAGCAAGGAGggcaagaagaagaaaaagaagtcCAAGACAAAGTGTATACTCATGTGA